One Triticum dicoccoides isolate Atlit2015 ecotype Zavitan chromosome 4B, WEW_v2.0, whole genome shotgun sequence genomic window carries:
- the LOC119291369 gene encoding probable serine acetyltransferase 4 — translation MAACVDKWNPAYSCHRISRSIYRFMPDCTVTAPAGAPVNGNGGDEVWEELYGEAQADAQDEPLLGMFYSELVLSHPSLEAALAAHLSAKLCIPGALPQDALRDILAGALAAHPEASQHTRADLLAARDRDPACAKMVHCFLYYKGFLALQAHRAAHALWSEGRRPPALLLQSRASEVFGVDIHPGARIGGGILLDHATGVVIGETAVIGDDVSILHGVTLGGTGKACGDRHPKVGDGVLIGAGASVLGNVRIGDGAKIGAGAVVLRDVACGTTAVGNPAKPIGKKAAPSLRPEEQPGVTMEQRWSDYVI, via the coding sequence ATGGCAGCCTGTGTGGACAAGTGGAACCCAGCATACTCCTGCCACCGCATCTCCCGATCCATCTACCGCTTCATGCCGGACTGCACCGTCACCGCACCGGCGGGCGCGCCCGTGAACGGGAACGGCGGCGATGAAGTCTGGGAGGAGCTGTACggcgaggcgcaggccgacgcgcaGGACGAGCCGCTGCTGGGCATGTTCTACTCCGAGCTCGTCCTGTCGCACCCGTCGCTGGAGGCCGCCCTCGCGGCGCACCTGTCCGCGAAGCTCTGCATCCCGGGCGCGCTGCCGCAGGACGCGCTCCGGGACATCCTCGCTGGCGCGCTGGCGGCACACCCGGAGGCGAGCCAGCACACGCGTGCCGACCTCCTCGCGGCGCGGGACCGCGATCCGGCCTGCGCCAAGATGGTCCACTGCTTCCTCTACTACAAGGGCTTCCTCGCCCTGCAGGCCCACCGCGCCGCGCACGCGCTCTGGTCCGAGGGCCGCCGCCCGCCGGCCCTGCTCCTCCAGAGCCGCGCCTCGGAGGTGTTCGGCGTCGACATCCACCCCGGGGCGCGCATTGGCGGGGGCATCCTGCTCGACCACGCCACGGGCGTCGTCATCGGCGAGACGGCGGTCATAGGCGACGACGTGTCTATCCTGCACGGCGTGACGCTGGGCGGCACGGGGAAGGCATGCGGCGACCGGCACCCCAAGGTCGGCGACGGGGTTCTCATCGGCGCCGGGGCCAGCGTTCTGGGAAATGTGCGCATTGGCGATGGAGCCAAGATCGGCGCGGGCGCGGTCGTGCTTAGAGATGTGGCGTGTGGAACCACGGCCGTCGGAAACCCGGCGAAGCCGATCGGGAAGAAGGCGGCGCCGTCGCTCCGGCCAGAGGAGCAACCAGGGGTGACCATGGAGCAGAGGTGGTCGGACTACGTCATATGA